One segment of Rosa chinensis cultivar Old Blush chromosome 6, RchiOBHm-V2, whole genome shotgun sequence DNA contains the following:
- the LOC112171604 gene encoding F-box/kelch-repeat protein At3g18720-like, whose translation MTGLFGNRFFTRILKKATFYAIKGGRRSPEKQKEIRDWSDLPPELLSLIAERAGLFALQSFHRVCKAWNSASSAVLPQILETELNQGPWFLLYDDKSPKCKVLTGSGKKLIMSRPELDRTTCLATYQGWLLLFQQGCGSMFFFHLFSRRRIDLPQFPDSELTDHVAAVSCSPTSQDCMVCVISRSNDAELEAKVLYLGEDQAWTKLKYSRSRVDTGTIKFAVYHTGMFCFFDHRNDRILTLSTEIRAHNWSVINLIFTPKNELRPGTILFDRGELKEKFDDMKKKLGLTKGVSISTCGTITLSEGLPKFIFNESISDHAEESKRNHFKGVTIIASVYNLLCQLVNNIVL comes from the exons ATGACGGGTCTTTTCGGGAACCGTTTCTTCACAAGAATCTTAAAG AAAGCAACATTCTATGCGATCAAAGGAGGTCGCAGAAGTCCAGAGAAGCAAAAGGAAATTAGGGACTGGTCCGATCTCCCTCCTGAACTTCTTTCACTCATAGCAGAACGTGCAGGCCTATTCGCGCTTCAGAGTTTCCATCGTGTTTGTAAGGCTTGGAACTCTGCTTCTTCTGCAGTTTTACCTCAGATACTTGAGACAGAACTAAACCAAGGACCTTGGTTTTTACTATATGATGATAAAAGTCCTAAGTGCAAGGTGCTAACTGGAAGTGGCAAGAAGTTGATAATGAGTCGCCCAGAACTGGATAGAACAACTTGCCTTGCAACATACCAAGGATGGCTTCTTCTGTTCCAACAAGGATGTGGTTCCATGTTCTTCTTTCACCTTTTCTCTCGTCGCAGAATAGACCTTCCACAGTTCCCAGACTCGGAACTCACTGATCATGTTGCAGCAGTTTCATGTTCTCCAACGTCTCAGGATTGTATGGTTTGTGTTATTAGTCGTAGCAATGATGCTGAATTGGAAGCCAAGGTACTATACCTTGGAGAAGACCAGGCATGGACAAAACTCAAGTATTCTCGTTCCCGAGTTGACACTGGTACAATCAAATTTGCTGTATATCACACTGGAATGTTCTGCTTTTTCGACCATAGAAATGATCGAATACTCACCCTATCTACTGAAATTCGAGCTCACAACTGGAGTGTCATTAACTTAATATTCACCCCGAAAAATGAGTTGAGACCAGGAACAATATTGTTTGACAGGGGTGAGCTGAAGGAAAAGTTCGATGACATGAAGAAGAAGCTGGGCTTGACAAAGGGTGTTTCGATTTCTACTTGTGGCACAATAACACTATCTGAAGGCTTGCCCAAGTTTATTTTTAATGAGAGCATTAGTGATCATGCGGAAGAATCCAAGAGAAACCATTTCAAAGGG GTTACAATAATTGCTTCTGTTTACAATCTTTTATGTCAGCTAGTGAACAACATAGTTCTCTAA